In one window of Cryptococcus neoformans var. neoformans JEC21 chromosome 7 sequence DNA:
- a CDS encoding transcription factor iiia, putative translates to MTLVLKPPSLGDLMVFEDFLTHPTHHQPKSMAERKHDWPSRTEKRYKCAYEGCDRAYTKPSRLAEHEMTHRNERPFACSQCPRTYFREDHLKAHARTHSNVKIKPFPCTREGCKQSFWTASKLRRHEEVHDKDGAYPCDKCEAAFNKHHLLREHVAVAHMPPGTKPFICTHEGCSASFATKAHLKNHEKTHDERRYICSHHDHGEDFPKFSKWTELQKHISTEHPPTCPHPECNGRIFKNNQRLRDHLRVHADQQADKAALADRREEEMPQLLLEGLGKSRKKRKSFAQREAEDNGPRKLRKILNGDAGKDWACEHESCDKKFKSRYALETHIKVVHQNIREHVCPREGCGKAYAYKTNLNQHLAKHNLYAGPSKTATSESGMLTGMVKEMRRFICPAWALGVFPENGDMIVTPPRPELLTEDNNGNEQLQSIVRCRDPAPESTTTANTSAIPTQSTPEDLIGKRCILRFWRVYDVRRHLKSEHRVELDDMQIRRLLLSTGQTGE, encoded by the exons ATGACGCTCGTCCTAAAACCACCGTCACTGGGTGACCTTATGGTATTTGAGGACTTTCTCACTCATCCTACTCATCACCAACCCAAGTCCATGGCTGAGAGAAAACATGACTGGCCAAGTCGGACGGAAAAGAGATACAAATGTGCCTATGAAGGATGCGATAGAGCTTACACCAAACCATCAAGACTTGCTGAGCATGAGATGACCCATCGAAATGAG CGACCCTTCGCCTGTTCACAATGCCCTCGGACATACTTCAGAGAAGACCACCTCAAAGCCCATGCGCGCACCCATTCGAACGTAAAGATCAAGCCCTTCCCGTGTACCCGTGAAGGCTGCAAACAGTCTTTCTGGACTGCATCAAAACTTCGTCGACATGAAGAGGTTCACGATAAGGACGGTGCCTATCCT TGTGACAAGTGTGAGGCTGCGTTCAACAAGCACCACCTTCTCCGAGAACACGTCGCTGTAGCCCATATGCCTCCCGGTACCAAACCTTTCATCTGCACTCATGAAGGTTGCAGCGCTTCTTTTGCAACGAAAGCTCATCTCAAGAATCACGAGAAGACCCACGACG AAAGACGGTATATTTGTTCTCACCACGATCATGGCGAAGATTTCCCCAAATTTTCCAAGTGGACAGAACTTCAAAAGCACATATCTACGGAACACCCGCCCACATGTCCTCATCCTGAATGCAACGGTCGAATTTTCAAGAACAATCAACGTCTGAGGGATCATTTGCGTGTACACGCGGATCAACAGGCCGACAAAGCTGCGCTTGCGGACCGAcgcgaggaagaaatgcCACAATTGCTGTTAGAAGGGTTGGGCAAAAgtagaaagaagaggaaatcTTTTGCGCAACGGGAGGCAGAGGACAACGGACCTAGGAAGTTGAGAAAGATTCTCAACGGTGATGCTGGAAAAGATTGGGCTTGTGAGCATGAGAGCTGTGACAAAAAATTCAAATCT CGATATGCTTTAGAAACCCATATCAAAGTTGTCCACCAAAACATCCGTGAACATGTTTGCCCCCGTGAAGGGTGTGGCAAAGCGTATGCCTACAAAACCAATCTGAATCAACATCTCGCCAAACATAATTTATACGCGGGACCTTCGAAAACCGCGACATCTGAAAGCGGGATGTTGACTGGGATGgtcaaggagatgaggagattCATCTGTCCTGCATGGGCATTAGGCGTCTTTCCAGAGAACGGGGATATGATTGTCACTCCACCGCGGCCTGAGCTTCTTACGGAGGACAATAATGGTAATGAACAACTTCAATCTATCGTCAGATGCAGAGACCCTGCACCGGAGTCAACCACTACCGCCAACACTTCAGCAATACCAACACAATCGACACCCGAAGATTTGATTGGCAAGAGGTGTATCCTTCGATTCTGGAGAGTGTACGACGTTCGACGGCATCTCAAGTCAGAGCACCGTGTCGAGCTTGACGATATGCAAATTAGGAGATTGTTGCTCAGCACTGGTCAAACCGGGGAATAG
- a CDS encoding ER to Golgi transport-related protein, putative, whose translation MTEEQKVRRPFGERMLPNQDVNNKHPKEHRMHINVTQGDTKDYVKSLERHLFEAKHQLERAKAKIERRDETIKKLSRTQQPSTHSKAGDLERKLEDMTDQYSALKIKYQDQIENLKLQNVKLQEKLDILQSSHLSSQNELDSLRKRHTQTLVDFDALRMLLSLEETKAADQKDHDRAFERERIKWEGERSRMERRIEELKESKERSDKKREELKLEVGELKDHANLSLKQIKALKEEVKQMKAANDSLEETIEACTVAYCALHRNTVRVEEYRMLEQSYLEMKSELWRWKLKNETDILDLEKKRTEARDLQERLKAAENERRVLKEIVKGIKDDQQALRNEVTKFALSIGTRDLLEFITDPFEVTRTSQDVLDATLNHINLSSSYYIQQIETLNSVNDSLTSKLSTTISSLSTCQSTLAHLRREHNDLETRHAALEKAHEPCNGVREELLATEKECMFREQKIEGLEEDLQRMEIKARDDAEKVKRANELVTRAKSAEQALDEEIQHLREAYIEASQYQELYNDLQEQHEMVLAREAAAIEEAERLVAHNAQLVGHSNEVQKISYVEGVRREMTLVKQELATTRHLLNNANDKVQTLENEIAAYKSVDAGLDGLGLGISTRTRVVRRQPEGGRLTASKAGRSISRPSGRH comes from the exons ATGACGGAAGAGCAGAAGGTTCGTCGACCTTTTGGCGAGCGGATGCTGCCAAATCAAGATGTTAATAACAAACACCC GAAGGAGCATAGGATGCATATCAATGTGACTCAAGGTGACACAAAGGACTATGTGAAGTCATTAGAAAGGCATTTGTTTGAAGCAAAACATCAA CTTGAGAGGGCTAAAGCGAAGATAGAAAGGAGGGATGAAACCATCAAGAAATTGTCTCGAACTCAACAGCCGTCCACACATTCCAAAGCTGGTGACCTTGAGAGAAAGTTGGAGGACATGACGGATCAATATTCAGCTTTGAAAATTAAG TATCAGGACCAAATTGAGAATCTGAAGCTGCAAAACGTGAAATTGCAAGAAAAGCTTGACATACTTCAATCATCGCATCTATCATCACAGAACGAACTCGATTCGCTCCGTAAACGACATACTCAGACACTCGTCGACTTCGACGCCCTTCGAATGCTGTTATCGCTCGAGGAAACCAAAGCTGCTGATCAGAAAGACCACGATCGAGCGTTTGAAAGAGAACGCATAAaatgggagggagagaggtccaggatggaaaggaggatAGAAGAGCTTAAAGAAAGTAAAGAAAGGTCTGACaagaagcgagaagagCTGAAGCTGGAAGTGGGCGAATTGAAAGACCATGCGAATTTATCTTTAAAGCAAATCAAGGCCctcaaggaggaggttaAGCAAATGAAGGCGGCCAATGACAGCCTTGAAGAAACGATTGAAGCTTGTACTGTTGCATATTGTGCTCTTCATCGAAACACAGTCCGTGTTGAGGAGTACCGGATGTTGGAACAATCCTATCTGGAGATGAAATCAGAGctgtggagatggaagttgaagaatgaGACGGACATTTTGGACCttgagaagaaaagaacgGAAGCGAGAGACCTTCAAGAGCGATTGAAAGCTGCAgagaatgaaagaagggtTTTGAAGGAAATCGTAAAGGGCATCAAAGATGATCAACAGGCTCTGCGGAACGAGGTAACGAAGTTCGCCTTATCTATTGGCACTAGGGACCTTTTGGAATTTATAACCGATCCCTTTGAGGTTACGCGGACCTCACAGGACGTTCTCGATGCTACACTCAACCACATTAATTTATCCTCGTCTTATTACATTCAACAAATCGAAACCCTCAATTCTGTTAACGACTCGCTCACCTCCAAactttcaacaaccatTTCCAGCCTCTCTACCTGCCAGTCTACCCTTGCGCACCTTCGACGAGAGCACAATGACCTCGAAACCCGGCATGCCGCTTTGGAGAAAGCACATGAGCCTTGCAATGGTGTGAGAGAAGAACTGCTCGCCACCGAAAAAGAATGTATGTTCAGGGAGCAAAAGATTGAAGGCCTAGAAGAAGACTTGCAAAGAATGGAAATAAAGGCTAGAGATGATGCAGAGAAAGTAAAGAGAGCGAATGAGCTGGTGACTAGGGCCAAGTCTGCTGAACAAGCGCTCGATGAAGAAATACAACA TCTTCGCGAAGCTTATATTGAAGCGTCTCAATATCAAGAACTGTACAATGATCTTCAAGAACAGCACGAGATGGTCTTAGCGagagaagcagcagcaatcgaagaagctgagagGTTGGTAGCGCACAATGCACAGCTGGTTGGGCATTCCAATGAAGTACAAAAGATCAGCTACGTGGAGGGCGTAAGAAGGGAGATGACGCTGGTCAAGCAG GAACTGGCGACCACGAGGCACCTACTCAACAATGCCAATGACAAAGTTCAAACTCTCGAAAACGAGATTGCGGCATACAAATCTGTCGATGCCGGTCTGGACGGCCTGGGTCTGGGGATATcaacaagaacaagagTGGTAAGAAGGCAGCCGGAAGGCGGGCGATTGACCGCCTCGAAAGCCGGACGGAGCATCTCGCGTCCTAGTGGAAGACATTGA
- a CDS encoding lincomycin-condensing protein lmbA, putative has protein sequence MAPIDYSRLHPSHDPQFSPFPSRRSTVFSTKGAVATSQPLAAQVGLEILNKGGNAADAAVATAAALNVCEPSMTGIGGDVFCLFYDAASQTVKGVNGSGRSPKALTLEYLRSQGITGDAIPLTNLNAVTVPGAAAGWLKTIEEFGSGKLSMREILEPAIRLAREGVPQYELSSNQWQIAEQLIKQASSNWREMMMPDGNPPRPSYVMTHNTLADTLEEVADHGHDGFYKGRIAQAIVDLVKSGGGVMTLEDLAECTADVIQPISYTFKPHHPPNHEEPSDPGLTLWECPPNGQGITALMALGIIEAVEEVHGIDVLEIEHNGKLYLHILIESLRLAFADTRYYVTDPDVEHVPMKELLSKEYLRKRASLIDLNKSSTIRHGTPVQSSDTVYLATADKEGNSCSFIASNYAGFGTGAIPKGCGFTLQNRGTGFTLIEGHPNCIKGGKRPYHTIIPGMVTHGDDLMMSFGVMGGFMQPQGHIQVLLNKLRGFSNQSTLDAPRFCISAGLPDNGVKNAEQGAGDIDSEIWFEDGIDPKVIEELRAMGHQCEIAEGYERKIAGKGQIIQRVVDPNGRRVWACGSDLRGDGCAVGQI, from the exons ATGGCGCCCATAGACtactctcgtcttcacccATCTCACGACCCCCAGTTCTCACCCTTCCCCTCGAGACGTTCAACAGTGTTCTCGACCAAGGGTGCTGTCGCGACGTCTCAGCCTTTGGCAGCTCAAGTTGGCCTGGAGATTTTGAACAAAGGTGGTAATGCAG CCgatgctgctgttgctaCCGCGGCTGCTCTCAATGTTTGTGAACCGTCAATGACTG GTATCGGTGGAG ATgtcttctgcctcttctaCGACGCCGCAAGTCAGACGGTTAAGGGCGTTAATGGCTCAGGTCGTTCTCCTAAGGCTCTCACTTTAGAGTACCTTCGTTCACAAGGCATAACCGGCGATGCT ATTCCCTTGACGAACCTGAACGCCGTCACAGTCCCCGGTGCGGCAGCCGGATGGCTTAAAACGATTGAGGAATTCGGCTCTGGCAAACTATCCATGAGGGAGATTCTGGAGCCTGCCATCAGGCTTGCAAGGGAAGGTGTGCCGCAGTATGAGCTGAGCAGCAATCAA TGGCAGATTGCCGAACAGCTTATCAagcaagcttcttcaaatTGGAGAGA AATGATGATGCCAGACGGC AATCCTCCCCGGCCGTCCTACGTCATGACGCATAACACCTTGGCCGATACTCTCGAAGAGGTTGCTGATCATGGTCACGATGGCTTTTACAAAGGACGGATTGCTCAAG CCATTGTGGATCTTGTCAAAAGCGGTGGAGGAGTCATGACTCTAGAGGACCTCGCCGAGTGTACTGCAGACGTTATACAGCCCATCTCATACACCTTCAaacctcatcatcctcccaaTCACGAAGAACCTAGTGATCCTGGACTCACTCTGTGGGAATGCCCGCCCAATGGACAGGGCATCACAGCACTCATGGCTTTGGGCATTATCGAAGCCGTCGAAGAAGTACATGGTATTGATGTGCTGGAGATTGAACATAACGGGAAGTTGTATCTGCATATCTTGATAGAGTCCTTAAGGCTGGCATTCGCGGATA CTCGATATTATGTCACCGATCCAGACGTCGAGCATGTGCCCATGAAGGAACTTTTGTCCAAAGAGTATCTTCGGAAGCGTGCATCTCTCATTGACCTCAACAAATCCTCAACCATCAGACATGGTACGCCCGTTCAGTCATCAGACACTGTCTATCTCGCCACGGCCGATAAAGAAGGAAACAGTTGCAGTTTTATTGCTTCCAACTATGCAG GGTTTGGCACAGGTGCTATCCCTAAGGGTTGTGGCTTCACTCTTCAGAATCGAGGGACTGGATTCACTTTAATTGAAGGGCACCCCAACTGCATCAAAGGCGGGAAGAGGCCATACCATACTATCATCCCTGGTATGGTTACCCATGGTGATGACTTGATGATGTCTTTCGGCGTCATGGGAGG GTTCATGCAACCTCAAGGCCATATCCAGGTTCTTCTCAACAAGCTTCGAGGCTTTTCTAACCAGTCTACCCTGGACGCACCTCGTTTCTGTATATCAGCAGGACTTCCTGATAATGGCGTGAAAAACGCTGAACAAGGTGCTGGTGATATCGACAGCGAGATTTGGTTCGAGGATGGTATCGACCCAAAGGTCATCGAGGAGTTGAGAG CCATGGGCCATCAGTGCGAAATTGCAGAAGGTTACGAGCGAAAGATTGCAGGTAAGGGGCAGATTATCCAACGAGTGGTAGACCCCaacggaagaagggtgtgGGCCTGTGGATCAGATTTAAGGGGAGACGGTTGTGCGGTCGGGCAGATTTAA
- a CDS encoding 40s ribosomal protein s23, putative, which translates to MGSNKPRGLQAARKLRTSRRENRWADKNYKKRALGKFYKTSPTGGSSHAKGIVLEKVGVEAKQPNSAIRKCVRVQLIKNGKKVTAFVPNDGCLNFTDENDEVLISGFGRRGKAKGDIPGVRFKVVKVAGVGLLALWKEKKEKPRS; encoded by the exons ATGGGTAGCAACAAGCCTAGGGGTCTGCAGGCCGCTCGAAAGCTCCGTACTTCTCGAAGGGAGAACCGATGGGCCGACAAGAACTACAAGAAGCGAGCTCTCGGCAAGTTCTACAAGACCTCCCCCACTGGTGGTTCTTCCCACGCCAAGGGTATCGttttggagaag GTCGGTGTTGAGGCCAAGCAGCCCAACTCTGCTATCCGAAAGTGTGTCCGAGTTCAGCTCATCAAAAACGGCAAGAAGGTCACTGCTTTCGTCCCCAACGACGGTTGTTTGAACTTC ACCGACGAGAACGACGAGGTTCTTATCTCCGGTTTCGGTCGACGAGGAAAGGCTAAGGGTGATATTCCTGGTGTCCGATTCAAGGTCGTCAAGGTTGCTGGTGTCGGTCTTCTTGCTCTctggaaggagaagaa GGAGAAGCCTAGGTCGTAA